Proteins from a genomic interval of Heterodontus francisci isolate sHetFra1 chromosome 31, sHetFra1.hap1, whole genome shotgun sequence:
- the LOC137347058 gene encoding putative nuclease HARBI1, with protein sequence MTRETVTHLCALLNDDLQPMSFGGHPMPVTHKMTVVLNFYASESFQRSTGDICGISQSAAHCCTKEMTDALFRRVQGITDCTHVANKAPPNQPAAFINRKGFHSIKVQLVYNYRKHFLQVSACFPGSCDDLYILHQSQVPLLFTSPTDLQGSILGDKGYPLMTWFLTPVRNPSNDAEEDYSTCHNSTRVTIEQAIGMLKMHFHCLDRSGAALQYTSDRIGLIVVVCCVLHNIAVQRGKVLQAEELRE encoded by the exons ATGACCAGAGAGACTGTCACACACCTCtgcgcactgctgaatgatgacctgcaaccaatgagctttggtggtcaccctatgcctgtgaccCACAAAATGACTGTGGTCCTGAACTTCTACGCCTCTGAGTCATTCCAGAGATCCACTGGCGACATATGTGGGATCTCTCAATCTGCAGCGCACTGCTGTACCAAGGAGATGACggatgctctgttcaggagg gtgcaaggtatcaccgactgcacacatgtggccaacaAGGCTCCCCCAAACCAACCAGccgccttcataaacagaaagggctttcattccatcaaagtCCAACTAGTGTACAACTACAGAAAGCACTTCCTGCAAGTGAGTGCTTGCTTCCCGGGCAGTTGCGATGATTTATACATACtgcaccagtcccaggtgccactgcttttcacttCCCCCACAGACCTTCAGGGGtcgattcttggggataagggctaccccttgatgacatggtttctgacgccagtgaggaaccccagcaatgatgctgaAGAGGATTACAGCACCTGCCAtaactccacccgagtgaccatcgagcaggccattggtatgctgaagatgcacttccactgccttgatagatctggtgCAGCTCTACAGTATACATCAGACAGGATTGGGCTCATTGTTGTAGTCTGCTGCGTTCTGCACAACATAGCAGTACAGAGGGGGAAGGTCTTGCAAGCTGAAGAGTTACGGGAGTAG